GCCAGAGGGCCTAGGGATACAGAAGGATCTGGCTTCACCACTTCTTCAGCCCTTGCATTGACGTACGGGCCTAAAGTCAGGAGAACACTCACTGAAAGGCTATCTACAAATGCCCAGGTGTCTAAAATTGCACGCGATTAAGTTGGGGCCAACACAGCTCCTGCACAGGGATCTGGCAGGGACATTGGCGCAAGCGTGTCTCGTCTGAAATGGGCCAGAGTGTCTGTAATGGTCTCGGGACCTGCAGGAACTGTAATAGCTTATGGGGAGACAGTTCTGTCTTGCACCATGTCCTGGTTCTGAAGGAATCCCCCAAGAGTGTCTTGTAGCACCTACAAAAGGCAATGGGAGACTCCTCACCACATTTTGACCTTACCAAATTCTGCAGCAAGTGCCTCTCCACTGCAGGACAGGAGCTAGACTAAATCCTTACTTGGTGAGTTTACCTCATCTCGCTGCTTGGGATTTCCCTCTGGACAAGCTCTGACCATCACAGATGTAGCAGTGACCTCTGACTAATCTTTTCTAACTTTCTGTGTTTGCCGTGTATTTGTGCGCGCACGTTGGTATGCAACCTATGCAACACGATCAGCCTGTCTGCACTGCTGAAAGGGTTAATTCACTCCAGTATCCATGTGATAGCCTGCACCAATCCCAGTGGAACAATTCCCACTACAAAAATGCCAGGCACTCTCTTCTTTTTGCACTGGGAAAGCCACATTCCTGCTGGAACACAAGCATCTGAACAAAGAGGTTTGTGCCACTTCTCTGCATGGCGTGGAAGGCAATCTTTCAGCATGACTGACAGATAAAAATGCGCTGCATGCCAAAGTCAAAATTTCCCACGTGCTGGTGAAAAACCCTCCCTTGTTATTTTTTGCAAGACAAGGGCTGGATTAAACCTTTCCGACAATTTAATTGCACCTCAAAGTTCCCCTCAGATGGCTGTCTCCCGGGAGCAGACCACGCTTTCACCCCTTTGCACTTTGCAAAGTGGGGCTGAGTCCACATCTTCAGTCCAAGGCACTACGAACACAACACGACCGGAGAGAGGGCAGTGGCAGCGCCCATTCCCTGGCGAGGATCATACACGCTCTTATGGCCACCGTGAATCCTCCTCCGGTGCAGCCTTCCCAAAGGGTTCAGAGGAGGTGACACATTCCAACAAGGTGGTTGCAAATCCTCAGATGGTTCAGAGCAGGAAGGCTATTAGAAGTAACTTATCCAATGGGGTTTGTTAAGCAGGAGAGGTCAGGAGGGTAGGGGAGTTAAAGGGCTTTCCCATCCTCCGCCAGACTGTGTCTCCATAGAGAGGTAGCTCTTGGAGGGGGCAGCAAAGCACCGTGCAGGTCACTGCCCGTGCTGGCTTTGGGGATGCGGCTGTGCCAGCCGCCAGCACTGGGGAGTGAGAGGCTGTCACGTCACTTACACCATAATTCCATGACTGCTGGTGAAAGCTGGTCCCTAGCCGTGTTTCCTACTGCTGTTGTCTAAAACCCGGATAAGGAAGCCTCTTGActacttaaaaaacccaaaaccaagttttcagaggggaaggggagcagatCAGCTCTGCTTCCCAGCTCTGGGAATGGGGAACAACACTGGATTGAAGGCTTCAGGGCTCCCCTGCGTccactcttccctctcctcccctacAGCTGGGCAACAAGTCATTTTTTGTAGGATGCACTGGATCCCTCGTTATTTGTGGTGAACAGGAAAGAGTTGTCTTCTACGGAGCCAGGATGGACAGCAGACTGGAAAGATGACTTTTACCTCACTATGAGTGTAACGAAGACAGGTGGAACGTATTTGAGactcagaaaataataaaaaacagctTATAAAAAGACAGCTTGCAGACAGAAGCCTTGGGAGCGGATCCTGTGCCTGAAGCAAAAGGCACCCATAGCGAGGTCCCTTTGCTGTATGGGGGGGGGAACCAGAGCCAGCTGCAGCAGAAGAAGTCTCCCAAGCTTACCGAACATGACCCAGCACAGATCTATGTGGGTGCTGCTTGgctctttccctctgcttctcctaACGCCAGGAACTGCCAGGACTGGAGAGATCCTGAATTTGTGCCGTTCCCATTGCACAGCACACTGTTTTGCAGGGCAGTACCAGCCGGACCCTGCCGGGCAAGGCTGTGCTGTTGGGCATACCACGAAAAGTTGCTGGATCTGTCCCGCACCACCCAGTCTTCTGGCATACCCAACACACCGCAGACCTAATGAGTTCAATTCTCACTGCACCATCACGTCTCACAActccaaagctgctgctgtttgaaaaaacacctcaaaaccCAGCGCTGCCTTCCCCCCGAGGTTGTTCGCTGCCTCCGAAACGCAGCCGGGTTTCAGGAGGCGAAGAGCAGCCTGTAAACAGATGGGTCCAGGGCACAGAATTGGCATATCTGAGTGGCCACTGCAACATTTCTGTCTGGGATGGGCAGTCTCCCCAGGCACTAACACCACAGACCAAGCGCGGACGGAAAGCTTTCATGCAGACTACGATGGTTACGTGCAAAGCGAGAAGGTGAAAGGTCCAAGTACCAGGTCAAAGGTTGCCTCCAGCGGTCGCTTCAGTGATCTGACAGCTGGCTGAGTCTTAATTAGCAGGCAGCGAGCACATGATGGCAATGGGCCAGGGAGGGGGGTCAAGCACAGTAACAAAAACAGCAAGCAGAGGTGTGTCAAGAGAGAGCAACATTTTGGGGAGgcgaagagaaaggaagaaaaaaaaaaaaaaaaagaatgcattatACAATATATTAAAAAGACGAGGCATGCACAACGTGGGGTGGCTGAGTAATTACCTGGCCTAGCAGCTAGTCAGCTATTCTGCCTCAGTAAATTTGAAAAGTAAAGAAACATCATCATGGGACGTGTGCTGCAGAGCATCCTCACTGCAGCTGGCACAGCAGGTGAGGAGCGCCCAGGGGATCAGCACCCGCAGGGGGATTTGCGCTGGGCTTCAGCCCTCATTCTGCAGCTCCATGCCATGCAGAGGTCAGCGGGAGCGCTTCTGGCAAGGGAAGGACCACCGGTAGAGAAGGGAGGTTCAAGCCCGTGCTTCAGGCCATCTTCAACTGGAGACTATGAGCCTGACCCAGTTGGACCTGACTTTGCTGCACAGACTTCAACCAAGTGTGTCAAGCTACTACTTGTGCATGTCAAGTAAGCACAAGACGAGGTCCCTCAGAGAGATCTTCTGAATTTAGGTCTGAAGTAATTCAAAATCTATTTTAGAAGGTACACCCATGTGTCTGGCATGTTTTTTTTGATCCAAGAAAACTGGGCACCATTCTTCCCTTTATTAAAGTCTTATTCCTCAACAGGTACAGTAAATGCATCAAACCTTGAAAAGTCAATGAATAATGTAAGCTGTTTTGGTAGCAGGGGTGATGCAACAAGacatcaataaatattttaaaggttctAGTTAACAGCATACAAATAaggttaattacatttttaagagaAGCCAGTGGCATGAATAAAACATGCACTGGCTTTGGTTTAGTAGCAGTGTCCTAGATAATTAGTGAAAAAGTAAAGATTCAATTGTAAAAACGCAAGTTTCACTTCAGAAGGTTATTTTTCAACAGACCTGGGCTCTTGtttcaacaataacaaaaatagcaAGAAATCTAATAAATAAACTCTGCAGGACAAATAAATATTGCAGTATAAACTGGTTCTTCAAATTACATTCCAGATAATATTGATGCTACAAGGAGGGCAAGTTGTTTAATTTCTAGAATCTTCCTGGTTTTGCATCATGTTTCACCATGAATGAAAAGCAACCTCTTTAActgtctttaagaaaaaaaaaaaaaaaagatatttagaaaAATTTTAGTAGCCTTACTTTTAAATCAGAAAGGAGGCAAGAACCTTTTTAAtattagttattaaaaaaaataattatcacagAACAGAtgaggtcggaagggacctctgaagaccATCTGGGCCAACACAccaccctgctcaaagcagggtcaactagagcagctcgctcaggactgtgtccaggcaggttctGAGTATCTCCGAGGACGAAGCAACCTGTTGCGGTGTTTGATCACTCTCAtggtaagaatttttttcttatgttgaaACGGAATTTCCTGAATtccaatttgtgcccattgcctcttgacCTTTCAACTGGGCACCACAGAGATGAGCCTGCCTCCGTCGCCTTTACTTTCCCCATCAGGAGTTTACACATATGGGTAAGATCCCCCCAGggctcttcttccctccccaggctgaacatcccagctctctcacctcTGGAATAAACACGTTCCATTAAACCAAATCCAACAGAATGGCAAACATCTACTCCAGCTATGAATCTGATCTAGTAAGTCTTCCTTGACTTGTTTTTAGAGCTGTAGATATTAGAAGGCGCAATTCAAGCTGAAACGCAGGTGGGACCATCTCTACCAGGTCCAAAGTAACAACCAAGTCAGGAAGTCACCCTTGGGTTTGAGCCCGGTCATTTCACTAAGCCTCAGGAAAGGCATCAGGCACAAGTTCGCTAAGTTCCAACAACTGATATTTTGTCTGCTTTTAAGTCAGTGGAAATTTTGCTACTGACTTCAACAGGCCAGGATCCCCCTAGAAAGGATGTATTATGGGATGGgcagtttttgcttttgttgtgtacTGAGGAAGCTAAACTGACACCTACAACTTAGCCAGGGAAGGTGTTGGTTCCAGGTGCTGCTGTACGTACATTCATGTCACGTCATGACGTCATGTCAGAAAATCGCAGGGTTTGCACCACGTCCCTAGCTGGTGAGAAGTACTGCGCCACTCAGGGCTTCATGCTATGGTGAGCACACAGAAAGGATGAAGAGATGCGATTCGTACTGCACGTGCTCTCAGCTCTCCAGTCAGCCATTTACAAAGCACTCTACTTTCCACAAGTGACACGTATGACACAAATGAGATCACTTAGCGATGGAAATACAGCTTGAGAAGAGTTCTGCTTACCATTGCAGCTGCAGCTGTCTGGTTCACCTGATGTTGAGCTGCCTTGATTTTGGCTTGCAGGTGTGCAGGGGGATGAAAGTACTTGCATTTCTCCCTAGAGCACCGACCTTTGATGTAATCCATGCAAACTGtaacagtattttcatttgtgtCTATCATTGCAATATCTATAGGGTGAGCATAGCGGCAATCATTCTCACCACGTGTGCAATTTCCACGCTGAAACTCTCGACAAACCTTAAAAGAAAGTCACATTGTTGAAAGTCACATCAAGTTACTCTTTGTTCAGCATTTTCAACACATAGTTATCGGTTCAGTCGGCCACATTAAACTACGTGCGTATGCTAAATCCATGCTCATCTTGGGTAGCACATATACCAACAGTCACTGGGGCAACTGGTGCTCCTCACAGCTGGTGCAGGGTacgaaaaaacccacaacactacCAAGGCTGATCACCAAATGCAAGCGAAGTACAGAATTTGTGCAGAATGGAAAGTGACCCCCGGGAAGCCCGTATCATTTTGCCCAAACTTACGGAGCTCAGGATTCCTCCTCTGCCTCTAAAGCTTAAATGTTAATAACTCTGCCATTTGTGTCTCAGATAGATTATGTATTTGTTATGGAGCATAATCCCTGTTAGGGTATTTAATTCTAAATGTTGCATGGTGCTGTTATTTGCAACAAATTAAATCTTTCcaaatttttccttaaatataaGAACCTCTTTCACATAAATAGTCTTACTGCCCTCCACAGTAAATCTCTGACCCTGGGGTTACGTGACAGGGCATTTGATTACACTGCAATGCGTTTGTAAGGTGTTACCAAAATTGCTAGCTTTATGAAGATACTGCAGATCCTCGTAAGTCATGAGCACTGAAGCAGCAAAGTCAGAGAAAAAGGTTTCACAATACAGATCTGCAAGGTTTCCTTGTCTGAGGAACTAAGAGAAATTGCTGAGGTCTATAGCTGATGGTATAGATCATGCACCAGTGCGCTCTGCGCTCTCAGACTCAGCGCAGGGAAAGATGAGACATCATCTGAGAACAGAAGGAATCAGCAAAGCAATATAAAGTACGTAACACAAAACAACGTGTTTTGAAATTACACCCTTCTCCGCTACCTTTCTGGGTTATAATTTATACCTGCAGGGGCCTCTGAATTCAGGTCCTCAGCCCTTATCTGCTGCAAATCCTCTGCTTAGGGTTTGAAAGACATTTACAGCTCCTGCAACACCAAGGCCCAGCACGTCCAGCCAGCTGGGCAGGGAAGAAGATGTCTTTCCAAAGCCCCGTAGCCAGCATTTCCAGCAGCGTAATGCTTGAAGCATGCTGTAAAAGCTCCGTAAACCGATCTCAAGATGAGCAAAGTGTCTGTTACTTCCAAAACATCTCCCACTCAACTCAGTGAAAGGGCAGACCATCTACCTGCATTTTTTAGTGTGGTAGATCACACAGAAAACAACCACCCCAGCCTTACTCGAATGCGCCCTGAAATCAGAAGACTGCTCCCAAATTTCCAGTGACTTCCAAGGATTTGGAATCAGACCCCCACATGAGAATCTGCTCAAGCAGAGAGCGGCAGACTGCGTGGGGAAAGCTGCAAGTTAAACTCTGCACTATGCTGCATCGGGTCATTCTAGCAGACAGCAACAGCCCTGTTCTTTTCTGTCAGCAGTATCATATCAGACGTTCAAATACCTCCAGTTTATCCGTACGCATCAGTTTCTGCCCAGCAGAGCCTCCTGGTACTGTAACAGTAGGATTTCCGGAAACCAGGACAGGAGTATTTGGTAAAAGCTCTGCAGGAACCAAGCCCATCCCAGGAGAAACATGACTCAGGTAGGGACTAAAAGCCATCGTGGGGCTTGTTGCAAGTGATGGAGTCACAGGAAACGTTGTCTGCAtatagaaagagaaaaaccaaaatattagTCAAAAAGCTCTGTCTGGGATCACCCATCAAAGCCTTCAATCCTTTTACACAATTTGATTAGCAACATCAAAATGCTGTGCTCTCCAATCTGTTCACTTATCGCCATTTACTTGCGATCCATTTGTTTCTCCTGACTCACGGATTTGTGACTCATCCTGAACACAAGGCATCTTTATTTGTCAGATCAAAGCATACTGATGATTCTTATAGTTTAATGACACAATTAAGGATTTCATGCCAGCAATTAGGGCAGGCCCAAATTAAACAGACTTCTCATTCCCAAATACGTGTCTTAGCTTCTGTATGTCTACACCGCAATGCTGTACGGAGACCCTGAGACAAACTGCAGCTCCAGGACCTGGAAGCAGGTAACCCAATTAGCTACGTGGTTGAATTCACCATCAGCCTGCACCGAGCTCAGCGTTACCATGGCTAGTCTGGCCTCGGGTAGACAAATAGGATCACTTAGAGTCAGACAAAGCATCTCTGCTACGGTACACTTGGAGGTCTACCGTTCCGCACATCGGAATTTGTTTCAGACTGTCAACAGCCTCCAGACAAAAACCATTTTGCAGGAGCATCCAGAGTCTATGCTCCACGTGAATGGCAGCAACAGGACACCAAACTAACTAGTGTCACAATCTGCCAGACCTCATGGCTTTGTCAAGAGCAGGTGGGTCGTGGGCTTGGAAGAGTCAAGGACAGAGCGTACCAGATGAGGTGTCTCAGGTGGGCTAGCACAAGGCCCAGGAGCCCAGCTGTGCTGTGAGGAGCGATGTCCCCAT
The sequence above is drawn from the Rissa tridactyla isolate bRisTri1 chromosome 9, bRisTri1.patW.cur.20221130, whole genome shotgun sequence genome and encodes:
- the MBNL3 gene encoding muscleblind-like protein 3 isoform X6 encodes the protein MAFSPYLSHVSPGMGLVPAELLPNTPVLVSGNPTVTVPGGSAGQKLMRTDKLEVCREFQRGNCTRGENDCRYAHPIDIAMIDTNENTVTVCMDYIKGRCSREKCKYFHPPAHLQAKIKAAQHQVNQTAAAAMALPPGALQPLPKRPALEKNNGATTVFNPSVFHYQQALANMQLQQPTFIPTGSVLCMTPTASVVPMMHGATPTTVSAATTPATSVPFAATATANQISQLSVDELSSSMFVSQM
- the MBNL3 gene encoding muscleblind-like protein 3 isoform X5; the protein is MAVNVSLVRDTKWLTLEVCREFQRGTCSRSDAECKFAHPSRSCHVENGRVIACFDSLKGRCTRENCKYLHPPPHLKTQLEINGRNNLIQQKTAAAMFAQQMQFMLPGTQLQPITTFPVTPSLATSPTMAFSPYLSHVSPGMGLVPAELLPNTPVLVSGNPTVTVPGGSAGQKLMRTDKLEVCREFQRGNCTRGENDCRYAHPIDIAMIDTNENTVTVCMDYIKGRCSREKCKYFHPPAHLQAKIKAAQHQVNQTAAAAMTVKEVAFHSW